The Leguminivora glycinivorella isolate SPB_JAAS2020 chromosome 25, LegGlyc_1.1, whole genome shotgun sequence nucleotide sequence CAAGCAAACCTGGCAACCCAGGAGTCCCAGGCAAACCAAGCAAACCAGGCAACCCAGGAGTCCCAGGCAAACCAAGCAAACCTGGCAACCCAGGAGTCCCAGGCAAACCAAGCAAACCAGGCAACCCAGGAGTCCCAGGCAAACCAAGCAAACCAGGCAACCCAGGGATACCAGGCGAGCCAGGACAACCAGGACAGCCAGGACAACCAGGACAACCAGGACAACCAGGACAACCAGGACAGCCAGGACAACCAggtaaaatcaaaaataatttaattagaatTTCTGTGTAGGGTACTTTTTTAGTACACACTCAATTTTAGTACAaaagtattattatttaaaatatgtgtCTCTGTtacacgaaataaataaataataataattaagcaaaataaataaaggaaataataattacTTTCACTAAGTTAAAGTACATCACTCATTACAATGCATTATTAGACACTGGTCCCacagcgagctagtaagctattatgagctatcggctataaaaacgaataaaagaTAAACAATCTCGTGCCaataaaagagacacagcgatattgatagctcaccgctgggcgagtaactataaacatcgccgtgtagcttttatttacgcgggagtgcttatcttttgttcgtttttatagccgatagctcatagtttactggctcacggtgggaccagtgccttaggcacATATTTTTTAGTCTACCTTAACATGCATTTCCACTTTTCCGTTTTTCAAAACACATGTACAAAACACTCTTTTACACATAACACAAACAGGTGGTCCAATTGAATCAGGACAACCAGGACAGTCTGGACAACCAGGGCAGCCTGGACAACCagagaataataaataaaaaaaatatttattgtttaccagtaaaaatataaaatttacaaataaGAAATCTCTGGCGGAACCCAAACAAGGCTGGGCCTGTATCTTGGGACCCTGGAGTGCAAAGCATGTTTACTTAGGATTATTATCATTATACTACATTGAACAAAATAGCATTACTTAACATTTAaggttaaattattttataaaatttataaacaaaagtaaactacaaatattaaaaatcttacgctttacaatactaggtgccaattattattttagtcgccaaagtattgtttaatgttcctcggaaatatttttgtcgcttgaaatttgctgccgtttattcaataataatggtgcttaatatttgaggctcatatattttatttgtcgccacaatataaataaaacacagccaaattatattattgtatgcccgacttaacttcccgtttaatattttagttgcccggttaattatatgccgaatataatatataatgcactaataacaaaaaaaataagtctACTAAGACACATTTCACTGTAAGGCACCTGTAATGTGGGAGGTGATTTATATACTTATACAAGGCTATAGTCCCCATGCGGCTATTACTATACTCAATACTCTCCACACAGTATTTCACACACATTACTATGGAATTCCTTCGCAGATGTATGCAGATTTTCTCAtgatgtagtagtagtagtagtagtagtagtaactctttattgtacaaaaacacattaaaaataacatacattgagatgcgAAGTACAAAGGCACAAAATGTCTATAGATGTAGGAAGAGAGAAGCGTAAGGAGCATAAGCTTGCTTTCGCAGTCAAAAACataatatcattttttttttattataaatgggcttactcttgaccacagactagccaaagctatttacacaaaatatcattaaattacattaaaacaATTACATACAATTATATACAATTACAAAACTCTACCTGGAACGTCTTGCACTTTTTCAATTGAGTATTGGACTATACCTCTAAATAGGTAGACTTATTTCAATCATAATTATCAGCTGTTGCCATTTGGAATTTAATAAATGATTGAAATATTAATACCAAGCTCTAAAAACAGGTCAACCAGGACAGCCAGGACAACCTGGACAACCAGGACAACCAGGTAAACCGGACAAACCAGGCAAACCAGGCAAACCAGGAAATGGTGATGATGATTGCGATGGCCCAGGCAAACCAGGCAAGCCAGGACAACCTGGACAACCAGGCCAGCCAGGACAGCCAGGACAACCTGGACAACCAGGACAGCCAGGACAACCCGGACAACCAGGACAACCAGGACAGCCAGGACAACCAGGCAAACCGGACAAACCAGGCAAACCAGGCAAACCAggcaatgatgatgatgattgcgATGGCCCAGGCAAACCAGGCAAGCCAGGACAACCTGGACAACCAGGCCAGCCAGGACAGCCAGGACAACCTGGACAACCAGGTCACCCAGGCACTCCAAGTCACCCAGGCACTCCAGGAAAACCAGGAAAAGGCAAAGCGACCAAGAAAACATCCAGCTCACACCAAGAGTCCGGCACTTCATCTGGAAACACCTCAACTCAGAACGAGGATACTACTGATGCCAAGGGCAACAGGCACACCAAGACTGCCACCGTTACTGACAAGTCCGACAGCAACAAGAAGTCCTCTCAATCTCAAACTGTTATTAAGAAGTCTGATGGAACTACCATCAATAAATCATCTCAGGACGCCAGTGAATCCGACAACAATGCCAGCTCATCCAACATTCACGAGAAAAACACGAATGCTGACGGTTCTTCCGACGAGAGGTCTGAGCAAAACGCCTCCAAATCCTCTCACAAAGCCGCTTCGAGCAACAACCAATCAAAACAAGTGAACGCTGACGGGTCCACTAGCGAGTCATCTGACCAAAACGCTTCAGTCGAGAACAACAAAGCTGCGTCAAGCAACAAGCAACTCAAGAAAGTCAACAACGATGGCTCTACTCTCAAAGCGTCGGAACAATCAGCTTCGAAGAAAAGCAGCAAAAACGCTTCCTCCAACAAACAATCAAAAAAGATCAACAAAGATGGGTCTTCTGAGCAGATCTCAGATCAATCTGCTTCCACAGAGAACAATAAGGCCGCTTCCAAGAACACTCAATCTAAAAAGATTAACAAAGACGGATCTTCTGAACAGACGTCAGAGCAATCTGCATCGGATCAAAGTAACAAGGCCGCTTCTAAGAACATACAGGTTAAAAAGGTGAACAAGGATGGATCCTCCGAGCAAGGGTCTCAGCAATCAGCTTCAAAGGAAAGCAGCAAGAATGCTTCCTCCAACAAACAATCCAAAAAGATCAACAAAGATGGGTCTTCTGAGCAGATCTCAGATCAATCTGCTTCTACAGAGAACAATAAGGCCGCTTCCAAGAACACTCAATCTAAAAAGATTAACAAAGACGGATCTTCTGAACAGACGTCCGAGCAATCTGCATCGGATCAAAGTAACAAGGCCGCTTCTAAGAACGTACAGGTTAAAAAGGTGAACAAGGATGGATCCTCCGAGCAAGGGTCTCAGCAATCAGCTTCAAAGGAAAGCAGCAAGAATGCTTCCTCCAACAAACAATCCAAAAAGATCAACAAAGATGGGTCTTCTGAGCAGATCTCAGATCAATCTGCATCCACAGAGAACAATAAGGCCGCTTCCAAGAACACTCAATCTAAAAAGATTAACAAAGACGGATCTTCTGAACAGACGTCAGAGCAATCTGCTTCGAATGAAAATAACGAGGCCGCTTCTAAGAACGTACAGGTTAAAAAGGTGAACAAGGATGGATCCTCCGAGCAAGGGTCTGAGCAATCAGCTTCCAAGAAAAGTAGCAAGAATGCTTCCTCCAACAAACAATCCAAAAAGATCAACAAAGATGGGTCTTCTGAGCAGATCTCAGATCAATCTGCTTCCACAGAGAACAATAAGGCCGCTTCCAAGAACACTCAATCTAAAAAGATTAACAAAGACGGATCTTCTGAACAGACGTCAGAGCAATCTGCTTCGAATGAAAATAACGAGGCTGCTTCTAAGAACGTACAGGTTAAAAAGGTGAACAAGGATGGATCCTCCGAGCAAGGGTCTGAGCAATCAGCTTCCAAGAAAAGTAGCAAGAATGCTTCCTCCAACAAGCAATCCAAAAAGCTCAACAAAGATGGGTCTTCTGAGCAGATCTCAGATCAATCTGCTTCTACAGAGAACAATAAGGCCGCTTCCAAGAACACTCAATCTAAAAAGATTAACAAAGACGGATCTTCTGAACAGACGTCAGAGCAATCTGCATCGGATCAAAGTAACAAGGCCGCTTCTAAGGACGTACAGGTTAAAAAGGTGAACAAGGATGGATCCTCCGAGCAAGGGTCTCAGCAATCAGCTTCAAAGGAAAGCAGCAAGAATGCTTCCTCCAACAAACAATCCAAAAAGATCAACAAAGATGGGTCTTCTGAGCATATCTCAGATCAATCTGCTTCCACAGAGAACAATAAGGCCGCTTCCAAGAACACTCAATCTAAAAAGATTAACAAAGACGGATCTTCTGAACAGACGTCAGAGCAATCTGCTTCGAATGAAAATAACGAGGCCGCTTCTAAGAACGTACAGGTTAAAAAGGTGAACAAGGATGGATCCTCCGAGCAAGGGTCTGAGCAATCAGCTTCCAAGAAAAGTAGCAAGAATGCTTCCTCCAACAAGCAATCCAAAAAGATCAACAAAGATGGGTCTTCTGAGCAGACCTCAGAACAATCGGCTTCGACACAGAACAGCAAAGCCGCTTCCAAAAACACTCAGTCGAAAAAAGTAAACGCAGATGGATCTACTGAACAGACTTCAGAACAATCTGCTTCTAAACAAGATAGCAAGGCTGCTTCCAAAAACACTCAATTGAAAAAAGTGAACGCCGATGGATCCACTCTCGAGCAATCTGAACAAGCTGCTTCGAAACAGGACAACAAGGCTGCTTCTAAAAACACACAATCGAAAGAAGTGAACGCCGATGGATCTACTGAACAGGCTTCAGAACAAGCTGCTTCGAAACAGGACAGCAAGGCTGCTTCTAAaaacacacaatcgaaaaaagTGAACGCCGATGGATCTACTGAACAGGCTTCAGAACAATCTGCTTCTAAACAAGATAGCAAGGCTGCTTCCAAAAACACTCAATTGAAAAAAGTGAACGCCGATGGATCCACTCTCGAGCAATCTGAACAAGCTGCTTCGAAACAGGACAGCAAGGCTGCCTCTAAAAATACACAATCGAAAAAAGTGAACGCCGATGGATCTACTGAACAGGCTTCAGAACAATCTGCTTCTAAACAAGATAGCAAGGCTGCTTCCAAAAACACTCAATTGAAAAAAGTGAACGCTGATGGATCCACTCTCGAGCAATCTGAACAAGCTGCTTCGAAACAGGACAGCAAGGCTGCTTCTAAaaacacacaatcgaaaaaagTGAACGCCGATGGATCTACTGAGGAGGCTTCAGAACAATCTGCTTCGAAACAGGACAGGAAGGCTGCTTCCAAAAACACTCaattgaaaaaagttaataCTGATGGTTCCACTCTCGAGGCATCAGAACAGTCTGCTTCGACAAAGGACAGCAAAGCTGCTTCCAAAAACACTCAATTGAGAAAAGTGAACGCCGATGGATCTACTGAAGATGCTTCAGAACAAGCTGCTTCTACAGAGGATAACAAGGCTGCTTCCAGCAACAAACAAGTCAAGAAAGTAAACGCTGATGGTTCGACTTCTGAGGGCTCTGAACAGTCGGCCTCGAACCAATCCCACAAGGCTGCCTCCGACAATAAGCAATCTAGAGTTGTAAATGCCGATGGATCGGTGAGGACTGGTAGCGAACAGAACGCCTCTGAGTCGAGCGATACCAACGCCAGCTCCAACAAGCAGTCGCGCACTGTCGACGCAGATGGTAGGCGCAGTATCAACTCCAGCAACTCCGCTTCCAGCTCTAGCTCCAGTTCTTCCTCTTCATCTTCCGAAGGCGAGGAAACCATTTCTGATGACGACTGTTAGATAATTTAGTTAAACACTTTCACTTACAATTCTTCTGTTGATTAAGCTTCATTGCTTATAAATAGTTTTGCAAAAGTTTTCATGTGTGTTTAATTCGAAATAAACGAACGATTAATAATAATCTTGTTTTTATTGGTACCTTATCCTTACTTATTGTGTATGAATTTTAGGATCCAATGATTGAAAAGTAGTTCTTCTATCTACCTATATATAacatgtacacttgtacagttaaccaattagaatcctaggccactagaACCTTGTCGTATTGAccccgtgctttatttgctatagaagttaGATTGaattttactgtgaaagggttctacagtggcctaggattcagattggttgactgtacaagtatATATAGCCAGCCTCTTTTCCCAAAAGTAGGCACTCACGGCAACAATTTAGCGGGTTGAAAGAAACCAAtatcaatcaataaataaataatataaaaataacaaaacaaacttaaaaactataaacgatcaatcaaatcttgaccctaaaaaaggcggcaaatttgaaaaatgtagaaatcaattgtcttcataaaaccacagaatataaaatagtacaagtacagaaggctcactcctttgatgttcacaaaacgccgccattctaaattcttacctacattaacaaactgaccgcacgcgtgcagacgacattgaattctattgcgcctcgcgaaggtcgtcgccactgaatgggccgcgactcacggccgccggcatgtacttgtagcgcggcgaaaggaccgcggagtgagccgcccctgataaaaCGCATGCGTTCCCAATCCTTGACGTTAGCGGAATTATCATCAACGAGCCACAACCTTACTAATtgaattgaaaatgtagggcCGAAGGTTGaagtcccatagaaaatttgaattacgcgccatttttagtgccaagatttagtTGACCTtaaattaacataattatatgtattaaacAATTATTATAAGTACCTGCATTATACACTGCACTAGAGGCAGCCCAGTCAAAATCACACAGTTATTTACATCAATAACAAAATCACATGcttcaaatatatttaaatgaatGTAATTCAGACGTACCAATTTCCCTTTTATGAGAGAGAAATAATTttcaacaaaaacaa carries:
- the LOC125239450 gene encoding filaggrin-2-like isoform X15 is translated as MKLSIALLSVVALVAVSGLPQPRPDPGFGEIEEITKHSKKSASSSSSSSEESASSSITKSGGKTIIRKQSESEQEQASAGKQEESDSRTVRRVGGGIIEQDSSQSSSAQQQQSASQRSQKEEQIISGGSVVRKSQKSANQQASQSASADSSQSSRRIVRGGGGGVEESSERKSSKSAKKSSSEEDESEELRIRGGSREEKSKKSSKQSQSADQSASEQKRSSKRTGSSVEVNSSSKKSSKKSASSSESEEERERRERRGKGSVESEEARRKKSKKSESSSSEESEESRRRRISGSSQESEEKRRRSSKSSSSSEESEEESRRRRVKKGGRDDDCDDSGRPGYPKPGAPSHPGVPGGPEVPGVPGHGGKPGHGGKPGVPGVPGVPGVSGVPGVPGVPGHGGKPGKPGHGGKPGVPGVPGVPGVPGVPGTPGHGGKPGKPGHGGKPGVPGVPGVPGVPGVPGTPGHGGKPGKPGHGGKPGVPGVPGVPGIPGVPGTPGHGGKPGKPGHGGKPGVPGVPGVPGVPGHGGKPGKPGHGGKPGKPGHGGKPGVPGVPGVPGVPGVPGTPGHGGKPGKPGHGGKPGVPGVPGVPGVPGVPGTPGHGGKPGKPGHGGKPGVPGVPGVPGIPGVPGTPGHGGKPGKPGHGGKPGVPGVPGVPGVPGHGGKPGKPGHGGKPGKPGHGGKPGVPGVPGVPGVPGVPGTPGHGGKPGKPGHGGKPGVPGVPGVPGVPGVPGTPGHGGKPGKPGHGGKPGVPGVPGVPGVPGHGGKPGKPGHGGKPGYPGTPGVPAVPGVPGHGGKPGKPDHGGKPGVPGVPGVPGVPGVPGVPGTPGHGGKPGKPGKPGKPGKPGKPGKPGDDGDDDCSGPGKPGKPGVPGVPGKPSKPGVPGKPGKPGNPSVPGVPGKPGKPGKPGVPSVPGVPGKPGKPGNPGVPGKPSKPGNPGVPGKPNKPGNPGVPGKPNKPGNPGVPGKPSKPGNPGVPGKPSKPGNPGVPGKPSKPGNPGVPGKPSKPGNPGVPGKPSKPGNPGVPGKPSKPGNPGVPGKPSKPGNPGVPGKPSKPGNPGVPGKPSKPGNPGVPGKPSKPGNPGVPGKPSKPGNPGVPGKPSKPGNPGVPGKPSKPGNPGIPGEPGQPGQPGQPGQPGQPGQPGQPGQPGQPGQPGQPGQPGQPGKPDKPGKPGKPGNGDDDCDGPGKPGKPGQPGQPGQPGQPGQPGQPGQPGQPGQPGQPGQPGQPGKPDKPGKPGKPGNDDDDCDGPGKPGKPGQPGQPGQPGQPGQPGQPGHPGTPSHPGTPGKPGKGKATKKTSSSHQESGTSSGNTSTQNEDTTDAKGNRHTKTATVTDKSDSNKKSSQSQTVIKKSDGTTINKSSQDASESDNNASSSNIHEKNTNADGSSDERSEQNASKSSHKAASSNNQSKQVNADGSTSESSDQNASVENNKAASSNKQLKKVNNDGSTLKASEQSASKKSSKNASSNKQSKKINKDGSSEQISDQSASTENNKAASKNTQSKKINKDGSSEQTSEQSASDQSNKAASKNIQVKKVNKDGSSEQGSQQSASKESSKNASSNKQSKKINKDGSSEQISDQSASTENNKAASKNTQSKKINKDGSSEQTSEQSASDQSNKAASKNVQVKKVNKDGSSEQGSQQSASKESSKNASSNKQSKKINKDGSSEQISDQSASTENNKAASKNTQSKKINKDGSSEQTSEQSASNENNEAASKNVQVKKVNKDGSSEQGSEQSASKKSSKNASSNKQSKKINKDGSSEQISDQSASTENNKAASKNTQSKKINKDGSSEQTSEQSASNENNEAASKNVQVKKVNKDGSSEQGSEQSASKKSSKNASSNKQSKKLNKDGSSEQISDQSASTENNKAASKNTQSKKINKDGSSEQTSEQSASDQSNKAASKDVQVKKVNKDGSSEQGSQQSASKESSKNASSNKQSKKINKDGSSEHISDQSASTENNKAASKNTQSKKINKDGSSEQTSEQSASNENNEAASKNVQVKKVNKDGSSEQGSEQSASKKSSKNASSNKQSKKINKDGSSEQTSEQSASTQNSKAASKNTQSKKVNADGSTEQTSEQSASKQDSKAASKNTQLKKVNADGSTLEQSEQAASKQDNKAASKNTQSKEVNADGSTEQASEQAASKQDSKAASKNTQSKKVNADGSTEQASEQSASKQDSKAASKNTQLKKVNADGSTLEQSEQAASKQDSKAASKNTQSKKVNADGSTEQASEQSASKQDSKAASKNTQLKKVNADGSTLEQSEQAASKQDSKAASKNTQSKKVNADGSTEEASEQSASKQDRKAASKNTQLKKVNTDGSTLEASEQSASTKDSKAASKNTQLRKVNADGSTEDASEQAASTEDNKAASSNKQVKKVNADGSTSEGSEQSASNQSHKAASDNKQSRVVNADGSVRTGSEQNASESSDTNASSNKQSRTVDADGRRSINSSNSASSSSSSSSSSSSEGEETISDDDC